Within the Barnesiella intestinihominis YIT 11860 genome, the region TTCTTTCATGGCTAAAATGCGAAATACATAACGAGATGTTTCTTCGTTTAACCATAAATCGAACGATCGATCGGCCAGCTGTTTTTCCAATTCGGTCGATATACGTCCCATACCGGCATTATAAGATGCTGCGACAGTCGTCCAACTACCGTATTTTTCATAAGCATCTTTCAAATATTTGCAGGCTGCGCGAGTGGACTTTTCTATATGATAGCGTTCGTCTATATCGTTATTTACTTCTAGTCCATATTCTCTTCCCGTACGAGGCATAATTTGCCAGATACCAACGGCTTTTGCCGGTGAAACGGCTCTTGGATTCAAGGTACTTTCAATAACGGCCAAATATAAGAAATCGGTCGGGACTTTCTCTTCTTTCAATATAGGTTCCAATATGGGAAAATATCGGTTGGCTCGTTTTATGGCTAATGATGTAGACGAGTGCATATAACATAGCGTGGTGAGTTCCCTGTCGAATCGTTCATACATATCCAGACGATCCAGATCTACAAGCTCA harbors:
- a CDS encoding lytic transglycosylase domain-containing protein, producing MYTPLFIKGYANTTKEFSDVIVPEFPLQVKFANELVDLDRLDMYERFDRELTTLCYMHSSTSLAIKRANRYFPILEPILKEEKVPTDFLYLAVIESTLNPRAVSPAKAVGIWQIMPRTGREYGLEVNNDIDERYHIEKSTRAACKYLKDAYEKYGSWTTVAASYNAGMGRISTELEKQLADRSFDLWLNEETSRYVFRILAMKEIFSSPAKYGYKLKAKQLYQPIRYSEIKVDTTINDLAVFAQSKGVSYAQLKEANPWLRSRFLPDKSRKVYYIKIPMKDDLYYTKRKFTTYKKEWVIDKK